A region from the Candidatus Magasanikbacteria bacterium genome encodes:
- a CDS encoding rod shape-determining protein, with protein sequence MSLKSFFGKFKPRDIGIDLGTANTLVYIKDKGIVINEPSVVAINTRTEQILAVGDEAKRMLGKTPSHIVVTKPLSNGIISDYEVAEKMIRYFIDKVYENGFFIMARPRVIVCIPLEATEVEMKAVEDAVISSGAKEVFVVQEPMAAAIGSRMLIQEPIGNMIVDIGGGTTDVAIISLSGIVSWKSTQIAGDEMNRNITQYAREVFNLFVGESHSEHIKIKVGSASNLEESIEFPMRGRDVMTGLPKEIMINDEHVREALERSISGIIEQIKITLETTPPELTGDIHERGIMLSGGGSLLRGLDKVISRATNISVRIVDDPLTAVVRGIGVLLEDDKLLKEVALPSARDDKKRRIR encoded by the coding sequence GTGTCTTTAAAGTCTTTTTTTGGAAAATTTAAACCACGAGATATCGGCATAGATTTGGGAACTGCCAATACTTTGGTTTATATAAAAGACAAAGGAATTGTAATAAACGAACCTTCTGTAGTTGCAATAAATACAAGGACGGAACAAATCTTGGCAGTAGGAGACGAAGCAAAAAGAATGCTTGGTAAAACTCCTTCGCATATTGTGGTGACAAAACCACTTTCAAATGGAATTATTTCAGATTATGAAGTTGCGGAAAAGATGATACGCTATTTTATAGATAAAGTTTACGAGAATGGTTTTTTTATAATGGCTAGGCCAAGAGTTATAGTTTGCATTCCACTTGAGGCGACAGAGGTAGAAATGAAAGCCGTGGAAGACGCTGTAATCTCTTCTGGTGCAAAAGAAGTTTTTGTGGTGCAAGAACCAATGGCAGCAGCAATTGGTTCGCGTATGCTTATTCAAGAGCCTATAGGAAATATGATAGTTGATATTGGTGGTGGAACTACGGATGTTGCAATAATATCGCTTAGTGGAATTGTAAGTTGGAAATCTACACAAATCGCAGGCGATGAGATGAATAGAAATATCACACAGTATGCAAGAGAAGTTTTTAATCTTTTTGTTGGAGAAAGTCATTCTGAACATATTAAAATAAAAGTGGGATCTGCCTCTAATCTGGAAGAGTCTATTGAGTTTCCGATGAGAGGGCGAGATGTGATGACAGGCCTTCCAAAAGAAATAATGATAAACGATGAACATGTACGAGAAGCTTTAGAGAGATCTATAAGTGGAATAATAGAACAGATAAAAATAACTTTGGAAACGACACCGCCGGAATTGACAGGAGATATACATGAAAGAGGAATTATGCTTTCAGGTGGTGGATCTCTTTTGCGTGGTTTGGATAAAGTTATCTCCCGTGCCACAAACATATCTGTGAGAATTGTAGACGACCCACTTACTGCTGTGGTTAGGGGAATTGGCGTACTTTTGGAGGATGACAAACTTTTAAAAGAAGTGGCCCTTCCTTCTGCAAGAGATGATAAAAAAAGAAGAATTAGATAA
- the mreC gene encoding rod shape-determining protein MreC: MRKTKKKTIIAVSFVIFLTILLHFSGWVSPIENFVRDIFNGGVGSVYKLSLNIDEQQNKNLVCPDLQTELNKLKIDRAKLILLEEENEQLREQLNFFIDKKFNYIGAQVIGKDFEPFSSSIILNKGKKDGIEIGNPVIASGGVLVGKIIKSEDTTSVVRLINDNQSKIAGTLTNKDTSMGLVEGGYGISVHMNLIPQNETIHIGDTVITSGLEARIPRGLLIGTVEAVEKEPYQPFQKAILQPLSDLDKLFLVSVITFVNEE, from the coding sequence ATGAGAAAAACTAAAAAGAAAACCATAATTGCGGTTTCTTTTGTAATTTTTTTAACAATTCTACTTCATTTTTCTGGTTGGGTAAGCCCAATTGAAAATTTTGTTAGAGATATTTTTAATGGTGGTGTTGGATCGGTTTACAAACTTAGCCTAAATATAGACGAACAGCAAAATAAAAATTTAGTGTGTCCAGACCTTCAAACAGAATTAAATAAACTTAAAATAGATAGAGCAAAATTAATACTTTTGGAAGAAGAGAATGAACAATTGCGCGAACAATTGAATTTTTTTATTGACAAGAAATTTAATTATATTGGTGCACAGGTTATAGGAAAAGATTTTGAACCTTTCAGTAGTTCAATAATTTTAAACAAAGGAAAAAAAGACGGGATAGAGATAGGAAATCCAGTAATTGCCTCTGGCGGTGTTTTGGTGGGAAAAATTATAAAATCTGAAGACACGACTTCTGTAGTGCGTCTAATAAATGACAATCAGAGTAAAATCGCAGGAACGCTTACAAACAAAGATACAAGTATGGGTTTGGTTGAAGGTGGTTATGGAATTAGTGTACATATGAATTTAATTCCTCAAAATGAAACTATTCACATCGGCGACACCGTTATTACATCTGGGCTTGAGGCAAGAATTCCAAGAGGTCTTTTGATAGGAACTGTGGAGGCTGTAGAAAAAGAACCTTACCAACCATTTCAAAAAGCTATCCTACAACCGCTTAGTGATTTAGATAAATTGTTTTTGGTTTCTGTAATCACTTTTGTAAATGAAGAATAG
- a CDS encoding His/Gly/Thr/Pro-type tRNA ligase C-terminal domain-containing protein, producing the protein MRQTKLFTKTLKEHPKDEVSKNAQLLIRAGFIDKTMSGVYNFLPLGLRVLNKINNIIREEMDEAGGQEVFLSTLQNKETWEKSGRWSDGVVDNWFKTKLKNNTELGLAFTHEEAITNIMKNYITSYKNLPFYAYQIQTKFRNETRAKSGLIRGREFLMKDMYSFSKNKEEHDVFYEKMKDVYMKVFGRLGMGDKTYLTISSGGSFSKYSYEFQTLSEAGEDIIYIDEEKNIAINKEDFNNEMLADFDLKFDKNNLVEKKSVEVGDIYSLGYKYSEAFGLKFANEDGKNELVYMGSFGMSPSRLMGTLVELNNDERGIIWPKEVTPFDLHLISLRPDKNEKETIWIYQKLKELGMDVLLDDRLKISAGQKFAESDLMGISTQVILSPKTLENSSVEVKDRRTGETNILPINKLSDLIN; encoded by the coding sequence ATGAGACAGACAAAACTTTTTACAAAAACTTTGAAAGAACACCCAAAAGATGAGGTTAGTAAGAATGCACAACTTTTAATTCGGGCTGGTTTTATAGATAAAACAATGTCTGGTGTTTATAACTTTTTACCACTCGGACTTCGTGTTTTAAACAAAATAAATAATATTATTAGAGAAGAAATGGATGAAGCTGGAGGACAAGAGGTGTTTTTGAGTACTCTGCAGAACAAAGAAACTTGGGAGAAATCAGGGCGTTGGAGTGATGGTGTCGTTGATAACTGGTTTAAAACAAAATTGAAAAATAACACAGAGCTTGGACTTGCTTTTACACACGAAGAAGCTATCACAAATATAATGAAAAATTATATTACTTCTTACAAAAATCTTCCTTTTTATGCTTATCAAATTCAGACAAAATTTAGAAACGAGACAAGAGCAAAGTCTGGTTTAATTCGTGGTAGAGAATTTTTAATGAAAGATATGTATTCTTTTTCCAAAAATAAAGAAGAACACGATGTATTTTATGAAAAAATGAAAGATGTTTATATGAAAGTTTTTGGAAGACTTGGAATGGGTGATAAAACTTATCTTACAATTTCTTCTGGCGGTTCATTTTCCAAATATTCTTATGAATTTCAAACACTTTCTGAAGCAGGAGAGGACATTATTTATATAGATGAAGAAAAAAATATTGCAATAAATAAAGAGGATTTTAACAATGAAATGTTAGCAGATTTTGATTTAAAATTTGATAAAAATAATTTAGTAGAAAAAAAATCTGTCGAAGTGGGTGATATATATAGTTTAGGTTATAAATATTCCGAAGCTTTTGGATTGAAGTTTGCGAATGAAGACGGAAAAAATGAATTAGTTTATATGGGATCTTTTGGAATGAGTCCATCTAGACTTATGGGAACTTTGGTAGAATTGAACAACGATGAAAGAGGAATAATTTGGCCAAAAGAAGTGACTCCATTTGATTTGCATTTAATAAGTCTTCGTCCAGATAAAAACGAAAAAGAAACAATATGGATTTATCAAAAACTAAAAGAACTTGGTATGGATGTTTTGCTGGATGATAGATTAAAAATAAGTGCGGGACAGAAATTTGCAGAGAGTGATTTAATGGGAATTTCAACGCAAGTTATTTTGAGTCCAAAGACTTTGGAAAATAGTAGTGTTGAAGTGAAAGATCGCAGAACTGGAGAAACTAATATCTTACCTATTAATAAATTATCGGACTTAATTAATTAA
- a CDS encoding DUF721 domain-containing protein — protein MSFTPLGQELKNKFNQNTTLQKQIETSSIIEIAEEIMKEFFGKDSVTLTRPLFLKNRTLTVSCASSVMAQELRLRQKELVEEINKKVGKNEIDAIRYLL, from the coding sequence ATGAGTTTTACACCACTTGGACAAGAGCTAAAAAATAAATTTAACCAAAACACAACTCTACAAAAACAGATAGAGACTTCTTCTATTATAGAAATTGCCGAAGAAATTATGAAAGAATTTTTTGGAAAGGATTCTGTAACACTAACAAGGCCATTATTTTTAAAAAACAGAACTTTGACAGTTTCTTGTGCAAGCTCTGTGATGGCACAAGAGTTAAGATTGCGCCAAAAAGAACTCGTGGAAGAGATAAATAAAAAAGTTGGTAAGAATGAAATTGATGCAATAAGATATTTACTTTAA
- a CDS encoding ATP-dependent helicase → MKFNDRYKKLNNEQRQAVDTIDGPVMVIAGPGSGKTELLGMRVANILKQADVNPENILCLTFTDAASKNMKDRLSGFIGISAYKVSIHTFHSFALDVTYKFREEFYEAQQMKSAENVKQIEVLGKILESLLFSDSFSTKRNGTFVYLNSIKNKISKLKKAGITPEEYQKIVKSNGDCFAKIEEILIPFFEPRVSKKIKEQIPTLISQIKQIDLPKLPIEHISLLDYKDILLRSLLNAYEQAIEENSTKPITKWKDNWIGRDKETKKKRLKDAYQLDRNISLGLVYEKYQKAMAKIGLVDFDDMILDLIRVLLKKPGLLAELQEKYQYILVDEFQDTNEAQMRIIHMLTENPVNEGKPNVMVVGDDDQAIYKFQGAEINNILQFREQYPETKLITLVKNYRSTPAIVDFAHRVISQGDDRLVDRLEEVEKKLESANPDIKEGVITAHTFDTAVHEYEYIANEIKYKIENGVSLDNISVIARNHRQLQEIAPFLFAKQIPIQYERQRNVLEEVHINQIICMARLVSSLAKDSIYYSQNFLSTILSFPFWGLDRSTIWKLSIEAYKKQKTDTRGRWIDVMLESENKELQKIANWFLDLASRAHIEPMGSLLDELIGPADEIKNKFTSSFRRFYFHKDKYNKNPSEYIQFLSSLNTFVSTVRSYTSDISAPKLFDLVSCVDIYEMHNLAITDTSPYIGGVSAITLLTAHKAKGLEFDTVFVLNCQNEVWAKSQSRDMIAFPKNLSIDPAGDTIDDYLRLFFVAITRAKSNLYVTSYKKKTNGRDSLRVPFLETSIFEGVEYKIEAKEIKSNILDTVNSLEKTSLPSFSPLSLDEKSVLKPILDKYILSVTHLNNFLNVMRGGPHEFFEQNLLRFPTSKTPFLSYGVAMHATVESIHNHISKNEIKPNIEEVQKYFKGHLERENMRENIFEKYLKKGNEVWKIYLNKYQDRISATSWIETNFRMQQVFVENVQITGKIDKIVPNEETREMEVYDFKTGSYKLSWKESLPDKKVQLHGYKRQIIFYKLLVEFSRDYSKYTVNRGYLEFLNPTKLDEIHCLPYDITSEDVERLKKLIVAVDKKIRNLDFPDISKYEKTLKGLEDFENDLICGKI, encoded by the coding sequence ATGAAGTTTAATGATAGGTATAAAAAATTAAATAATGAACAAAGGCAAGCTGTGGACACAATAGACGGACCAGTAATGGTAATAGCTGGACCAGGAAGTGGAAAGACAGAGTTGCTCGGTATGCGTGTGGCAAATATATTGAAGCAAGCTGATGTAAATCCAGAAAATATACTTTGCCTAACTTTCACAGATGCAGCATCAAAAAATATGAAAGATCGCTTGAGCGGTTTTATTGGGATTTCTGCATATAAAGTTTCAATCCACACATTTCATAGTTTTGCATTAGATGTCACTTATAAATTTCGAGAGGAGTTTTATGAGGCACAACAAATGAAATCTGCTGAAAATGTAAAGCAGATAGAAGTTTTGGGAAAAATTCTTGAATCTTTATTATTTTCAGATTCATTTAGTACAAAGCGTAATGGAACTTTTGTATATTTAAATAGTATAAAAAATAAAATTAGTAAATTGAAAAAAGCTGGAATTACACCAGAAGAATATCAAAAAATTGTAAAATCAAATGGAGATTGTTTTGCAAAAATAGAAGAAATTTTAATCCCTTTTTTTGAGCCACGAGTTTCCAAAAAAATAAAAGAGCAAATACCAACTTTAATTTCTCAAATTAAACAAATAGATTTACCAAAATTGCCAATAGAACATATTAGCCTTTTGGATTATAAAGATATTTTATTGCGTTCACTTTTGAATGCGTACGAGCAGGCAATAGAAGAAAATAGTACAAAACCAATCACAAAATGGAAGGATAATTGGATAGGTAGAGATAAGGAAACTAAAAAAAAGCGCTTAAAAGATGCATATCAATTGGATAGAAATATATCTTTGGGATTGGTTTATGAAAAATATCAAAAAGCAATGGCAAAAATTGGGTTGGTAGATTTTGATGATATGATTTTGGATTTGATTCGAGTTTTATTAAAAAAACCCGGGCTTTTGGCAGAACTTCAAGAAAAATATCAATATATTCTTGTCGATGAGTTTCAGGACACAAACGAAGCACAAATGAGAATTATTCATATGCTGACAGAAAATCCAGTAAACGAAGGTAAACCGAATGTAATGGTTGTTGGGGATGATGATCAGGCTATATATAAATTTCAAGGAGCAGAGATAAATAATATATTACAATTTAGAGAGCAGTATCCTGAAACAAAATTGATAACTTTGGTAAAAAATTATCGCTCCACTCCTGCAATTGTAGATTTTGCACACCGTGTAATTTCTCAAGGGGATGATAGATTGGTAGATAGGTTGGAGGAGGTTGAAAAAAAATTGGAATCTGCAAATCCAGATATAAAAGAAGGTGTAATTACAGCACATACTTTTGATACAGCTGTTCACGAATACGAATATATTGCCAATGAAATAAAATATAAAATTGAAAATGGGGTGAGTTTGGATAATATTTCTGTGATTGCAAGAAATCACAGACAACTTCAAGAAATTGCACCATTTTTGTTTGCAAAGCAAATCCCAATTCAATACGAGCGTCAGAGAAATGTGTTGGAAGAAGTTCATATAAATCAGATTATTTGTATGGCTAGACTTGTCTCTTCTCTCGCAAAAGATTCTATTTATTATTCTCAGAATTTTTTGTCGACAATTTTATCTTTTCCATTTTGGGGTTTGGATAGGTCTACTATTTGGAAACTTTCAATTGAAGCATACAAAAAACAAAAGACCGACACAAGAGGAAGGTGGATAGATGTAATGCTGGAAAGTGAAAATAAAGAATTACAAAAAATAGCAAATTGGTTTTTGGATCTTGCTTCTCGAGCTCACATAGAACCAATGGGAAGTTTGTTAGATGAATTGATTGGTCCAGCAGATGAAATTAAAAATAAATTTACATCTTCATTTCGTCGATTTTATTTTCACAAAGATAAATATAATAAAAATCCATCAGAATATATACAATTTTTATCTAGTTTGAACACTTTTGTAAGCACTGTGCGATCGTATACTTCTGATATTTCAGCCCCAAAACTTTTTGATTTGGTTTCCTGTGTGGATATATACGAGATGCACAATTTAGCGATAACAGACACAAGTCCATATATTGGTGGAGTAAGCGCTATCACGCTTTTGACAGCACACAAAGCAAAAGGGTTGGAGTTTGATACAGTTTTTGTATTGAATTGTCAAAATGAAGTTTGGGCAAAATCACAATCCAGAGATATGATTGCTTTCCCAAAAAATTTATCGATTGATCCTGCGGGAGATACAATAGATGATTATTTGCGTTTATTTTTTGTAGCAATTACTCGCGCAAAAAGTAATTTGTATGTGACAAGTTATAAAAAGAAGACAAATGGTAGAGATTCACTCCGAGTACCATTTTTGGAAACTTCTATTTTTGAAGGTGTGGAGTATAAAATTGAAGCAAAAGAAATAAAATCTAATATTTTGGATACTGTGAATTCTTTGGAAAAAACAAGTTTGCCGTCGTTTAGCCCTTTATCTTTGGATGAAAAATCTGTATTAAAACCAATTTTAGATAAATATATTTTAAGTGTCACGCATCTGAACAATTTTCTAAATGTAATGCGTGGCGGACCGCACGAGTTTTTTGAACAAAACTTACTGAGATTTCCAACTTCAAAAACCCCTTTTCTTTCTTATGGGGTTGCAATGCACGCGACGGTAGAGAGTATACATAACCATATTTCTAAAAATGAAATTAAACCGAATATTGAAGAAGTTCAGAAATACTTCAAAGGACACCTGGAAAGAGAAAACATGAGAGAAAATATTTTTGAAAAGTATTTAAAAAAGGGAAATGAGGTTTGGAAAATATATTTGAATAAATACCAAGATAGAATTTCTGCGACAAGCTGGATAGAAACAAATTTTCGAATGCAACAAGTTTTTGTGGAAAATGTACAAATAACAGGAAAAATTGATAAAATAGTTCCAAATGAAGAAACAAGAGAAATGGAGGTTTATGATTTTAAAACAGGAAGTTATAAATTGAGCTGGAAGGAAAGTTTGCCAGACAAAAAAGTACAACTCCATGGTTATAAAAGACAGATTATTTTTTATAAACTTTTGGTAGAATTCTCACGAGATTATTCAAAATATACTGTAAACCGTGGGTATTTGGAATTTCTGAATCCTACAAAATTAGATGAAATTCACTGCCTTCCTTATGACATAACTTCTGAAGATGTGGAAAGATTGAAAAAACTAATTGTTGCTGTGGATAAAAAGATAAGAAACTTAGATTTTCCAGATATTAGTAAATATGAAAAAACACTAAAAGGCTTGGAGGATTTTGAAAATGACTTAATTTGTGGGAAGATATAA